The following are encoded together in the Arthrobacter sp. Y-9 genome:
- the hpaD gene encoding 3,4-dihydroxyphenylacetate 2,3-dioxygenase, with protein sequence MTHLEDRTLTSSGFYVSQEAPIHTANPVATPESPAPDILRCAYMELVVTDLAASRVFYVDVLGLHVTEEDEDAIYLRSTEEFIHHNLVLRKGPVAAVAAFSYRVRTPEDLDRAVAFYTELGCRVERRPEGFVKGIGDSVRVEDPLGFPYEFFHQTDHVERLSWRYDLHVPGELVRLDHFNQVTPDVPRAVKFMQDLGFRVTEDIQDDEGTVYAAWMRRKPTVHDTAMTGGDGPRMHHVCFATHEKHNILAICDKLGALRRSDAIERGPGRHGVSNAFYLYLRDPDGHRVEVYTQDYYTGDPDNPVVTWDVHDNQRRDWWGNPVVPSWYTEASLVLDLDGNPQPVVARTDSSEMAVTIGADGFSYTRPDDQEAMPEWKQGEYKLGNQL encoded by the coding sequence ATGACGCATCTGGAAGACCGCACCCTCACCTCCTCCGGTTTCTACGTGAGCCAGGAGGCGCCGATCCACACGGCGAACCCGGTGGCCACCCCCGAGTCCCCCGCGCCGGACATCCTTCGCTGCGCGTACATGGAACTCGTGGTGACCGACCTGGCCGCCTCCCGGGTCTTCTACGTGGACGTGCTCGGCCTGCACGTGACGGAAGAGGACGAGGACGCGATCTACCTGCGCTCCACCGAGGAGTTCATCCACCACAATCTGGTGCTGCGCAAGGGACCCGTGGCCGCCGTCGCCGCCTTCTCCTACCGTGTCCGCACACCGGAGGACCTGGACCGCGCCGTCGCGTTCTACACGGAGCTCGGCTGTCGGGTGGAGCGTCGCCCGGAAGGCTTCGTGAAGGGCATCGGCGACTCGGTCCGTGTGGAGGATCCCCTGGGTTTTCCGTATGAGTTCTTCCACCAGACCGACCACGTGGAACGCCTGTCCTGGCGTTACGATCTGCACGTTCCGGGTGAGCTGGTGCGCCTGGACCACTTCAACCAGGTCACCCCGGATGTCCCCCGTGCCGTGAAGTTCATGCAGGACCTGGGGTTCCGGGTCACGGAGGACATCCAGGATGACGAAGGCACCGTCTACGCAGCCTGGATGCGCCGGAAGCCGACCGTGCACGACACCGCGATGACCGGCGGCGACGGCCCCCGGATGCACCACGTGTGCTTCGCGACGCATGAGAAGCACAACATCCTCGCGATCTGCGACAAGCTCGGGGCGCTGCGCCGCAGCGACGCGATCGAGCGCGGTCCGGGACGGCACGGCGTCTCCAACGCCTTCTACCTGTACCTGCGGGATCCGGACGGCCACCGGGTGGAGGTCTACACCCAGGACTACTACACCGGGGACCCTGACAACCCGGTGGTCACCTGGGATGTGCACGACAACCAGCGCCGCGACTGGTGGGGCAACCCGGTGGTGCCCAGCTGGTACACCGAGGCGTCGCTGGTCCTGGACCTGGACGGGAACCCGCAGCCCGTCGTCGCGCGCACCGATTCGAGCGAAATGGCCGTCACCATCGGCGCGGACGGGTTCTCCTACACCCGGCCGGACGACCAGGAGGCCATGCCCGAATGGAAGCAGGGCGAGTACAAGCTGGGCAACCAGCTCTAG
- a CDS encoding GntR family transcriptional regulator → MSSTVTSLSKSQIAYEWIRERIARHEFGPGYRLVLGSIASSLDMSVVPVREAVRRLEAEGLVEFERNVGARVTLVDEQEYVHTMQTLGVVEGVATSLSAPHLVSIDLDRAAEMNERLRRLLDDFDPHLFTVVNQQFHTVLFEPCPNPHILDLVHRGWARMAGVRDSTFSFIPGRARESVEEHDHIIELIRSNASPLEIEMAARDHRWATMNAYLAQRHPGDGHTA, encoded by the coding sequence ATGAGCAGCACCGTGACCTCCCTCAGCAAGTCCCAGATCGCCTACGAGTGGATCCGCGAGCGCATCGCGCGCCACGAGTTCGGGCCCGGCTACCGGCTCGTGCTCGGGTCGATCGCGTCCTCCCTGGACATGAGCGTGGTCCCGGTGCGCGAAGCCGTCCGGCGGCTCGAGGCCGAGGGTCTCGTGGAGTTCGAACGCAATGTCGGCGCCCGCGTGACGCTCGTGGACGAGCAGGAGTACGTGCACACCATGCAGACGCTCGGCGTCGTGGAGGGTGTCGCGACCTCGCTGTCCGCACCGCACCTCGTCTCGATCGACCTGGACCGGGCGGCGGAGATGAACGAACGGCTGCGCCGGCTCCTCGACGACTTCGACCCCCACCTCTTCACCGTGGTGAACCAGCAGTTTCACACCGTGCTGTTCGAGCCGTGCCCGAACCCGCACATCCTGGACCTGGTGCACCGGGGCTGGGCCCGCATGGCCGGGGTCCGCGATTCCACCTTCTCCTTCATCCCCGGCCGCGCCCGCGAGTCGGTGGAGGAACACGACCACATCATCGAGCTCATCCGGAGCAACGCCAGCCCTCTCGAGATCGAGATGGCCGCCCGGGACCACCGCTGGGCCACGATGAACGCCTACCTCGCCCAACGCCATCCCGGCGACGGGCACACCGCCTGA
- a CDS encoding MFS transporter, which translates to MNEKSPVLTRPEASATDRRRVLFATVVGTTVEWYDYFIYASAAGLVFGHLFFEPAGKGIGTILAFLTVGISFLFRPLGAFLAGHFGDKYGRRIVLVVTLILMGVSTVLIGLLPGYAQAGMLAPVLLIILRILQGISAGGEWGGAVLMAVEHAPRNRRGLYGAMPQIGVPIGLLLASAMLAIMNALFPGEAFLGWGWRIPFLFSVVLILVGYWVRRRVEESPVFTEIAARKEQTGMPVVRLFARYTPLVLLAALVFAGNNAAGYMTTGGYVQNYATNPDGPVGLDRGSVLWAVTASSVSWLVSTFVAGWLSDRIGRRNTYLIGWVLQGSAVLALFPLVNTANSGLLALGLILLTLGLGFTYGPQSAWYSEMFPASVRFSGVSISYAIGAIVGGAFAPTIAAWLQQTTGTSQSVTWYLLGMTVVGLIATLLLRDRRGIDLSPAAEEEQSHGVYAWQR; encoded by the coding sequence ATGAACGAGAAATCCCCTGTCCTCACCCGCCCGGAAGCGTCCGCCACGGACCGCCGCCGGGTCCTCTTCGCCACCGTCGTCGGGACGACCGTCGAGTGGTACGACTACTTCATTTACGCCTCCGCCGCGGGGCTCGTCTTCGGACACCTGTTCTTCGAACCCGCCGGGAAGGGGATCGGAACCATCCTGGCCTTCCTCACGGTGGGCATCAGTTTCCTCTTCCGCCCGCTCGGAGCCTTCCTCGCGGGTCATTTCGGTGACAAGTACGGCCGCCGGATCGTCCTGGTGGTGACGCTGATTCTCATGGGCGTCTCGACCGTGCTCATCGGCCTGCTGCCGGGCTACGCGCAGGCCGGCATGCTCGCGCCGGTCCTGCTCATCATCCTGCGGATCCTCCAGGGCATCTCGGCCGGTGGCGAGTGGGGCGGCGCGGTCCTGATGGCCGTCGAGCACGCCCCGCGGAACCGGCGGGGGCTCTACGGGGCCATGCCGCAGATCGGTGTGCCGATCGGGCTGCTGCTCGCGAGCGCGATGCTCGCCATCATGAACGCGCTCTTCCCGGGCGAGGCCTTCCTCGGCTGGGGCTGGCGCATCCCGTTCCTCTTCTCCGTGGTCCTGATCCTCGTGGGTTATTGGGTGCGCCGGCGGGTGGAGGAGAGCCCGGTGTTCACCGAGATCGCCGCCCGCAAGGAGCAGACCGGGATGCCCGTGGTGCGCCTGTTCGCCCGGTACACGCCGCTGGTCCTGCTGGCCGCGCTCGTGTTCGCCGGCAACAACGCCGCCGGGTACATGACCACCGGCGGCTATGTGCAGAACTACGCCACCAATCCGGACGGGCCGGTGGGTCTGGACCGCGGGTCCGTGCTGTGGGCCGTGACCGCATCGTCGGTGAGCTGGCTCGTGTCCACCTTCGTGGCCGGCTGGCTGAGTGACCGTATCGGCCGCAGGAACACCTATCTGATCGGGTGGGTGCTCCAAGGGTCGGCGGTCCTGGCCCTGTTCCCGCTGGTCAACACCGCGAACTCCGGCCTGCTGGCCCTGGGACTCATCCTGCTCACGCTCGGACTCGGTTTCACGTACGGCCCGCAGTCGGCCTGGTACTCGGAGATGTTCCCGGCATCCGTGCGCTTCTCCGGGGTTTCGATCTCGTATGCCATCGGGGCCATCGTCGGCGGCGCCTTCGCTCCGACCATCGCCGCCTGGCTCCAGCAGACCACCGGCACGTCCCAGTCGGTCACCTGGTATCTGCTGGGCATGACCGTCGTGGGTCTGATCGCCACGCTCCTGCTCCGGGACCGGCGGGGCATCGACCTCAGCCCCGCCGCGGAGGAGGAGCAGTCGCACGGCGTCTACGCCTGGCAGCGCTGA
- the hpaE gene encoding 5-carboxymethyl-2-hydroxymuconate semialdehyde dehydrogenase, which yields MTPTALDRRHVPADLPERIRHYIDGEFVDSLDGDTFDVLEPVSNESYVTAAAGKKADIDRAVAAARRAFTEGPWPRMLPRERSRILHRIADIVESRDERLAELESFDSGLPITQALGQARRAAENFRFFADLIVAQADDTFKVPGRQINYVNRKPIGVAGLITPWNTPFMLESWKLGPALATGNTVVLKPAEFTPLSASLWAGIFEEAGLPKGVFNLVNGLGEDAGDALVKHPDVPLISFTGESRTGQIIFGNAAPFLKGLSMELGGKSPAVVFDDADLDAAIDATIFGVFSLNGERCTAGSRILVQRGIYDEFVERYAAQARRVKVGYPHDPATEVGALVHPEHFEKVMGYIEIGKGEGRLVAGGGQPEGFAFGNFVAPTVFADVAPDARIFQEEIFGPVVAITPFDTEEEALALANDTKYGLAAYVWTNDLKRAHNFSQAVEAGMVWLNSNNVRDLRTPFGGVKASGLGHEGGYRSIDFYTDQQAVHITLGKVHNPTFGKQEPPHENDLDDPDPR from the coding sequence ATGACCCCCACGGCCCTGGACCGCCGGCACGTCCCCGCGGACCTGCCCGAGCGCATCCGTCACTACATCGACGGGGAATTCGTCGACTCCCTCGACGGAGACACCTTCGACGTCCTCGAACCCGTCTCCAACGAAAGCTACGTCACCGCGGCAGCGGGCAAGAAAGCCGACATCGACCGCGCCGTCGCGGCCGCCCGTCGCGCCTTCACCGAGGGCCCGTGGCCCCGCATGCTCCCCCGCGAGCGCTCCCGGATCCTGCACCGCATCGCGGACATCGTCGAGTCCCGGGACGAGCGCCTCGCCGAGCTGGAGTCCTTCGACTCCGGTCTGCCCATCACCCAGGCCCTCGGCCAGGCCCGCCGTGCGGCCGAGAACTTCCGCTTCTTCGCGGACCTGATCGTGGCTCAGGCGGATGACACCTTCAAGGTCCCCGGCCGCCAGATCAACTACGTGAACCGCAAGCCGATCGGCGTCGCCGGGCTCATCACCCCGTGGAACACCCCCTTCATGCTGGAGAGCTGGAAGCTCGGCCCCGCCCTGGCGACCGGCAACACCGTGGTGCTCAAGCCCGCCGAGTTCACCCCCCTCTCCGCCTCCCTCTGGGCCGGGATCTTCGAGGAGGCGGGCCTGCCGAAGGGCGTGTTCAACCTCGTCAACGGCCTCGGCGAGGACGCCGGCGACGCCCTGGTGAAGCACCCGGACGTGCCGCTCATCTCCTTCACGGGCGAGAGCCGCACCGGTCAGATCATCTTCGGCAACGCCGCGCCGTTCCTGAAGGGTCTGTCCATGGAACTGGGCGGCAAGAGCCCGGCCGTGGTGTTCGACGACGCCGATCTGGACGCCGCGATCGACGCCACGATCTTCGGCGTCTTCTCCCTGAACGGCGAGCGCTGCACCGCCGGCTCGCGCATCCTGGTCCAGCGCGGCATCTACGACGAATTCGTGGAGCGCTACGCCGCTCAGGCCCGGCGGGTCAAGGTCGGGTACCCGCACGATCCCGCCACCGAGGTCGGCGCGCTGGTGCACCCCGAGCACTTCGAAAAGGTCATGGGCTACATCGAGATCGGCAAGGGTGAGGGTCGCCTCGTGGCCGGCGGCGGACAGCCGGAAGGTTTCGCGTTCGGCAACTTCGTGGCGCCGACCGTGTTCGCCGACGTCGCACCGGACGCCCGGATCTTCCAGGAGGAGATCTTCGGCCCGGTCGTGGCGATCACCCCCTTCGACACGGAGGAGGAAGCGCTCGCGCTGGCCAACGACACCAAGTACGGCCTGGCCGCCTATGTGTGGACGAACGATCTGAAGCGGGCCCACAACTTCTCGCAGGCCGTGGAGGCCGGCATGGTGTGGCTGAATTCGAACAACGTCCGTGATCTGCGCACCCCGTTCGGCGGCGTCAAGGCCTCCGGTCTCGGTCACGAGGGCGGCTACCGTTCGATCGACTTCTACACCGACCAGCAGGCCGTGCACATCACGCTCGGCAAGGTCCACAACCCGACCTTCGGCAAGCAGGAACCGCCTCACGAGAACGATCTCGACGACCCGGACCCCCGCTGA
- a CDS encoding fumarylacetoacetate hydrolase family protein → MPTKESTPFQVTPGKIIAVHLSYASRAAQRGRTPASPSYFLKPTSSLSVSGSTVERPAGTELLAFEGEIALVIGEPAHRVSVGEAWNHVAWVTASNDWGLYDLRSNDKGSNLRNKGRDGYTPVGPELIDARTIDPAALRVRAWRNGDLVQDDTSGAMIFPFSQLIADLSQHLTLETGDVILTGTPAGSSVAVPGDVIEVEVDAPTVEGAPSSGRLVSRVVEGPGAFDPALGSLPSVDDHQREEAWGSREAAGLGEPGPALSPALRAKLLETPVAGLSQQLRKRGLDNVAIDGVRPSVPGTKMVGVAKTLRFVPNREDLFRSHGGGFNAQKRVFDSVGEGEVIVIEARGERGSGTLGDVLALRAQVRGAAGVVTDGGVRDYVTVAETGLPVFSQGPHPAVLGRKHVPWDSDLTISCGGATVQPGDIIVGDDDGVIVLPPSLAEEVADAALAQEAEDAWIARQVADGHPVDGLFPLNAEWRALFEAERGTGE, encoded by the coding sequence GTGCCGACCAAGGAATCCACGCCGTTTCAGGTGACTCCCGGCAAGATCATCGCCGTGCATCTGAGCTATGCGTCGCGTGCCGCGCAGCGCGGCCGGACGCCCGCTTCGCCTTCCTACTTCCTCAAACCGACGAGCTCCCTGAGCGTCTCCGGCAGCACCGTGGAGCGGCCCGCCGGCACCGAACTGCTCGCCTTCGAAGGCGAGATCGCGCTCGTCATCGGTGAGCCCGCGCACCGGGTCTCCGTGGGCGAGGCCTGGAACCACGTCGCCTGGGTGACGGCGTCAAATGACTGGGGGCTGTACGACCTCCGGTCCAACGACAAGGGCTCCAATCTGCGGAACAAGGGGCGGGACGGCTACACGCCGGTGGGCCCCGAGCTGATCGACGCGCGCACGATCGACCCCGCCGCCCTCCGCGTGCGGGCCTGGCGCAACGGCGACCTGGTCCAGGACGACACCTCGGGCGCCATGATCTTCCCGTTCTCCCAGCTGATCGCCGATCTCTCTCAGCACCTCACCCTCGAGACCGGCGACGTGATCCTCACCGGCACCCCGGCCGGCTCCTCCGTGGCCGTGCCCGGCGACGTGATCGAAGTCGAGGTCGACGCTCCCACGGTGGAAGGCGCGCCGTCGAGCGGACGCCTCGTCTCCCGCGTGGTCGAGGGCCCGGGCGCCTTCGACCCCGCCCTCGGTTCCCTGCCGTCCGTGGACGACCACCAGCGCGAGGAGGCCTGGGGCTCCCGTGAGGCGGCCGGTCTCGGCGAACCAGGCCCCGCCCTCTCCCCCGCCTTGCGGGCCAAGTTGCTGGAGACCCCGGTGGCGGGCCTTTCACAGCAGCTGCGCAAGCGCGGTCTCGACAATGTGGCGATCGACGGCGTGCGGCCTTCCGTGCCCGGCACCAAGATGGTGGGCGTCGCGAAGACGCTCCGCTTCGTCCCGAACCGCGAAGACCTCTTCCGCAGCCACGGCGGCGGCTTCAACGCCCAGAAACGCGTCTTCGACTCTGTCGGCGAAGGTGAGGTCATCGTCATCGAGGCCCGCGGTGAGCGTGGCTCCGGCACCCTTGGGGACGTGCTCGCGCTGCGGGCGCAGGTCCGGGGCGCGGCCGGCGTCGTGACCGACGGCGGCGTGCGGGACTACGTGACCGTGGCGGAGACCGGCCTCCCGGTCTTCAGCCAGGGCCCCCACCCTGCGGTCCTCGGACGCAAGCACGTGCCGTGGGACAGCGATCTGACCATCTCCTGCGGCGGCGCCACCGTTCAGCCCGGCGACATCATCGTCGGCGACGACGACGGCGTGATCGTCCTGCCGCCGTCGCTCGCCGAAGAGGTGGCCGACGCGGCCCTGGCCCAGGAAGCGGAGGACGCCTGGATCGCGCGCCAGGTGGCCGACGGTCATCCCGTGGACGGGCTGTTCCCCCTGAACGCCGAGTGGCGGGCCCTCTTCGAGGCCGAACGCGGAACGGGAGAATGA
- a CDS encoding thiamine pyrophosphate-binding protein encodes MPTVSQHVAIALSRHIDQVFGLMGNGNAYFLDSILRDTDATFTAVRHEAGAVVAADAHYRASGRIAAATTTYGAGFTNTLTALAEAAQARIPLVLIVGDEPTSGPRPWDVDQIALASAVGVRTYTAGRLDAAATTIIAIEHALAYRLPVVLAIPYDVPTLEAGDVPATPPLRLPQPQAPAPFTQAAIARVAEALAQAERPLLLAGRGAHLAGAGPALGALADATGAVTSSSALGRGVFPDQRFDLGVTGGFGAPGAMELIREADVAIVFGASLNPFTMRFGELFAPGTRVVQVDIAPAATHPRVGDYLQGDARLVAEALTAALDAALDGARPSGWRDTVDVAALRTQDPGEPELADGRLDPRLAAARIAELLPEDRIVVSDGGHFIAWANMFWPVASPTRMIMVGTAYQSIGLGFPSVAGAAQADPDATIVLTTGDGGGLMALSDLETAVRTACGRGLCVVWNDGAYGAEVNLYGLKGLAEDPMLIPDVDFAALGSAVGAEGVVVRRIEDLDRLAEWASRPAGERPFLVLDLRISRSVIAPYQREVIRVNS; translated from the coding sequence ATGCCCACCGTCTCTCAGCACGTCGCGATCGCCCTGTCCCGCCACATCGATCAGGTCTTCGGCCTCATGGGCAATGGGAACGCCTACTTCCTGGACTCGATCCTGCGCGACACCGACGCCACCTTCACCGCGGTCCGCCACGAGGCCGGCGCCGTGGTGGCGGCGGACGCGCACTACCGCGCATCCGGTCGCATCGCAGCGGCCACCACCACCTATGGCGCCGGGTTCACCAACACGCTGACCGCGCTGGCGGAGGCGGCCCAGGCACGCATCCCGCTGGTGCTAATCGTCGGGGACGAGCCGACCTCCGGCCCCCGCCCGTGGGATGTGGATCAGATCGCCCTCGCGTCCGCCGTCGGGGTCCGCACCTATACCGCGGGGCGGCTCGACGCGGCGGCGACCACCATTATCGCGATCGAGCACGCCCTCGCGTATCGGCTCCCGGTGGTCCTCGCCATCCCCTACGACGTGCCCACGCTGGAGGCCGGGGACGTCCCCGCCACTCCCCCGCTCCGGCTCCCACAGCCCCAGGCGCCGGCCCCCTTCACCCAGGCCGCCATCGCCCGCGTGGCCGAGGCGCTCGCCCAGGCCGAACGGCCGCTCCTGCTCGCCGGGCGCGGAGCGCATCTCGCCGGCGCCGGCCCCGCTCTCGGAGCCCTCGCGGACGCCACCGGGGCCGTCACCTCGTCCAGCGCGCTCGGGCGAGGCGTCTTCCCCGACCAGCGCTTCGACCTCGGGGTGACTGGTGGTTTCGGAGCGCCGGGCGCCATGGAGCTGATCCGGGAAGCGGACGTCGCGATCGTTTTCGGCGCGTCACTGAATCCGTTCACCATGCGGTTCGGCGAGCTCTTCGCGCCGGGCACCCGCGTGGTGCAGGTGGACATCGCGCCGGCCGCGACCCATCCCCGCGTGGGCGACTACCTGCAGGGCGACGCGCGCCTGGTGGCGGAGGCGCTCACCGCGGCCCTCGACGCGGCCCTCGACGGCGCACGGCCATCGGGCTGGCGGGACACCGTGGACGTCGCGGCCCTGCGCACCCAGGATCCCGGAGAGCCCGAGCTGGCCGACGGGCGGCTCGATCCCCGGCTGGCAGCCGCGCGGATCGCCGAACTGCTGCCGGAGGACCGGATCGTGGTGAGCGACGGCGGGCACTTCATCGCCTGGGCCAACATGTTCTGGCCGGTGGCCTCGCCCACCCGCATGATCATGGTCGGCACCGCGTACCAGTCGATCGGACTGGGTTTCCCCAGCGTCGCCGGTGCCGCGCAGGCCGACCCTGACGCGACGATCGTCCTCACGACGGGCGACGGCGGCGGCCTCATGGCGCTGTCCGATCTGGAGACCGCGGTGCGTACCGCCTGCGGCCGGGGCCTGTGCGTGGTCTGGAACGACGGAGCGTACGGCGCCGAGGTCAACCTTTACGGCCTCAAAGGCCTGGCCGAGGATCCCATGCTCATCCCGGACGTGGACTTCGCCGCGCTGGGCAGCGCCGTGGGGGCCGAAGGCGTGGTGGTGCGGCGCATCGAGGATCTCGACCGGCTCGCCGAATGGGCCTCCCGTCCGGCGGGAGAGCGCCCCTTCCTCGTGCTCGACCTGAGGATCTCACGCTCGGTGATCGCCCCCTACCAGCGCGAGGTCATCCGCGTGAACAGCTGA
- the hpaH gene encoding 2-oxo-hept-4-ene-1,7-dioate hydratase, producing the protein MLNDSTIAQLAQELADAERDRAVIPRITARHPEATVDDSYAIQRVWQEKNLAAGRRLVGRKIGLTSKAMQQATGISEPDYGVMFDDTVWENGSVLPFDAYSNVRIEVELAFVLNAPLEGPHCTVMDVLRATEYVTPALEVLNSHLELEGRTIVDTISDNAAYGGMVLGGNPTKPDAIDLRWVSALLYRNETIEETGVSAGVLNHPATGVAWLANKLHHHGDRLEAGEIILAGSFTRPVWISRGDSVLCDYGPLGTISCRFL; encoded by the coding sequence ATGCTGAACGACAGCACCATCGCCCAGCTGGCCCAGGAACTCGCCGACGCCGAACGCGACCGTGCGGTGATCCCCCGGATCACCGCACGGCACCCCGAGGCGACGGTCGATGACTCGTACGCCATCCAGCGGGTCTGGCAGGAGAAGAACCTGGCGGCGGGCCGCCGCCTGGTGGGCCGCAAGATCGGGCTCACCTCCAAAGCCATGCAGCAGGCCACCGGGATCTCGGAGCCCGATTACGGCGTGATGTTCGATGACACCGTGTGGGAGAACGGCTCCGTGCTCCCCTTCGACGCGTACTCGAATGTGCGGATCGAGGTGGAGCTGGCCTTCGTGCTCAACGCGCCACTGGAAGGACCGCATTGCACGGTCATGGACGTGCTCCGGGCCACGGAGTACGTCACGCCGGCGCTGGAGGTGCTGAACTCCCACCTCGAGCTGGAGGGGCGCACGATCGTGGACACCATCAGCGACAACGCCGCCTACGGTGGCATGGTCCTCGGCGGGAATCCCACCAAGCCGGATGCGATCGATCTGCGGTGGGTGTCCGCCCTGCTGTACCGCAATGAGACCATCGAGGAGACCGGCGTCTCCGCGGGCGTCCTCAACCATCCGGCCACCGGCGTCGCGTGGCTGGCGAACAAGCTGCACCACCACGGAGACCGGCTGGAGGCCGGGGAGATCATCCTGGCCGGGTCCTTCACCCGGCCCGTCTGGATCTCCCGGGGCGACAGCGTGCTCTGCGACTACGGACCGTTGGGAACCATCTCATGCCGCTTCCTCTGA